A stretch of Comamonadaceae bacterium M7527 DNA encodes these proteins:
- a CDS encoding LysE family translocator translates to MNHATQQGARVAFVAGIGRQLAFVLMMALAAVGVATVLYASVWVFVGIKLAGAAYLLYLAWQLWHTKVNTLTATPKAQRQTITTLAQREFWLAMGNPKAILIFTAFLPQFVQTERAIAPQFALLGALFLLLEFVAIGLYALAGRYAAALMGSTVNRMRFNRFSAALLGLAGLGLLLARR, encoded by the coding sequence ATGAACCACGCCACACAGCAAGGCGCGCGGGTGGCGTTTGTAGCGGGCATAGGCAGGCAACTGGCCTTTGTGCTCATGATGGCGCTGGCCGCAGTGGGCGTGGCGACCGTGCTGTATGCGTCGGTGTGGGTGTTTGTAGGTATCAAATTGGCCGGCGCAGCCTACCTCCTGTACCTGGCCTGGCAGTTGTGGCATACCAAGGTCAACACCCTGACGGCAACACCCAAAGCCCAACGCCAAACCATTACAACACTGGCACAGCGCGAGTTTTGGTTGGCCATGGGCAACCCCAAAGCCATTTTGATATTCACCGCTTTTCTGCCGCAGTTTGTACAGACTGAGCGTGCTATTGCACCGCAGTTCGCGCTGTTAGGTGCGCTGTTTTTATTGCTTGAATTTGTAGCCATTGGCCTGTACGCCCTGGCTGGACGCTACGCCGCAGCACTGATGGGCAGCACGGTCAATCGAATGCGGTTTAACCGCTTTAGTGCTGCGCTATTGGGCTTGGCCGGCCTTGGCTTGCTGCTGGCCAGGCGCTAA